Genomic DNA from Salvia miltiorrhiza cultivar Shanhuang (shh) chromosome 1, IMPLAD_Smil_shh, whole genome shotgun sequence:
TTCTCCGCTctgcttttctctctctatctctatacaGAGGAACATCTGTATTGCGTCTACAGAGAGAAGCGGGGTtgaggaaaatggaagaagaaatGGTGGAACATGCTGCGGATAAGGAGGAGGTCGAATACACTTTCACGGCGTATGAGATTGATCTGGACTACGAGTTCGACGCGGCTCGCTTCTTCGACTTCGAGCATGACGAGTCGCCTGTCCAGGCACGCCAAGCCGAGCTCTGGTTCGATTCCGCCGGAAGTTATCCGCCGTCTCGTAATCTTCTCCTTACTATTTTTCTTCTCTATTTATTGCCTTTTTTAGGAGATAAATactgttttcctttttaagtTTAAAGTTGCCCCTTTCATTTGTATAGTTGAAACAAAAATTCTGTCATCTTCTTAAAATTACGTTTTCCCCTTCTCCTTGATAGTCAATAGTCATTTATAGGAGCTCTCTTACAGTACAACATTTTGAGCTTTAGGTACCAGGATCATTGTTGCAGAGGGAAGTGATTCTAGTGCCGTCTGCACGGTTATTAGAGTTATGAATGTTTGAGTTCTCCTAAATTCTGGTCGTTTTGAAGCTGTTAAAGGTGGTCTTATATTTTGAGCTTAGCAGTGCATTTGTCTTTTTGAAAGTTTGGTTATAGTTTCCTTTAGGAACTATGGTACGTTAGAACGATAATAGTTTGGGGAAATAACTTCACAGCACATTTAAATTGTCAAAATTGAAGGAATTTGGCAGTTGTATTTATAGAGGCTTCAATTTCAAAACCATATGCTGAAATGCCTTCGGAATCATTCGTGTAATTATACAGATTGAGGTCAAGAGGCTGTttttggaagaaaaaaaatggagagTGGTTGTTTTCAGTTAACTCATGCTGTCTCTTAATCCGTGATCAGTCCAACCTAtggttttattatatatttattcgcTTTTCTAGATTTTCTTAGTGAATGATTATGGTACTCCTTTTCAGCTTTCGTGGCAAATCTAGTTCCAAGAGAAGGGATATTGTTGGAAAACATTAATATCTCCCCCAAATCTAAAGGTGTGGAGAGCATGAACTTGTCTGAGAGTGACTCTGATGTTGAGGCAGGCCATGAAATTATGGCTATGAACTATGCTGGTACCACTTCACCATTGTTAGAAATGTTATTTTTTCATTTGAGTATTTGTAATAATTGTTATTCATCATAACACATTTAAGAAGACAATCTATGGTATCATTTTGGCAAGTCTGTTCGGAAGAGTATCTTTCTTGATCTGTGTTGTCAGTTTTCTACTTTGTAGTTGGCAACTGATCCTACTTGATATAACTTATATAAGATGTTATATATTACATCTTTATACatcaatatattattatttcctCTGTGGAGCAAGATATTGTCACTGACTGCACAATCACTTAATTTAAACCCAACTACATATATCACCTTACTTCATATTTTTGTGTAATGTCATCTTATAGATGTTGAAGAAGGGAAAGATCAGGGAACTTCCTGCACTGTACATATTGACAGCCAGAATCAGATTCAAAACCGACCCCAAAATTTACCCTCAGGTTTGCATTATTGCTTATATTGTTTATTGCAGAAGGGTTTGTGTCTGCTCTACTACTGTTCCctgtcccattttctcttgttTATCTCATATTAGTTCCGGCAtgaaatttattgattttttttttattgaaaaccTCTGTTGTGGTTCTTTTAGCATGTAGGATCTTTGGCCTTTTCATGTTGTCAAAAATATATCAAACTTCTAATGATCATATGCCTTTACAGGATTAACATTTTACAATCATATGGCAAATACTGTAAAGTCAGAAACTCAAAGTAAGCTGTCCATGAAGCCCATTTATCCAAGGTCTTCGACTCTTATGAAGCCAACAGCGAGTCAATTAGCCAAGCAAAATCGTCCTTTTCCGGCTGGTCCTTCTAGGTGATTGTTTTCTTTACTTCTAAGTATAGGTAAATATTAGTGAATTATTTGCTTCGGTTTTTATGGTCTGTCATATTCTGGGAGAGGGGAAGAGGGTGAGTTTACTCAattattatatgattttttttgttaaagaaGGGCAAGATTCATTAACCAGGAGTTATTGCTGTCATCATTGTGATTTGCTTTGGCTAGGAGTTATAGGTCACCAAGTCTTTGAAATCCAGTCAACTGCTTAAGATATCTATACTATTATTGCAGGATAATTTACAAAATTTGTTTTTGTGGTAGGTCAAATATACGTGTCTTTGAGAAGACATCTAAAAGCTCAGCTACTGGTTGTGTGATTGAAAATCAAGCAGCTAAAAGACAAAAACTCGAAGGTGGTCTTCTGCGGAAGGTACAGACtgtcttttttcttctttcaattttaGAAGTTTATTTATCACCTGTGATATGTTCCCTAGTTTGGCTTGTGTTAATTTTCCTTTGTAAGTGATTGTGTTGGCTGGATCCTGTAATGATCTGTCAAATTGTGATAAAACTGCTAGTGATTTTCCATCTAAATGCCTTCATGTTTGCTCAATATGCATGAAATTTGTGTACACTCTTGCAATCCAAACCCTTGCAGTGATTTCAATTATGGTTTATTATTTGTGCTGTTGATGACATATATGTTTGTTTTGGGGCTGCCTCTACAGTTTAGTGCTATGATTGAGGCTTCTATTCCTTCAATTTAGATTTTGTATTCAATTTTAAGCTCTTTTATGACATGTCTTGCATAATATGTTATTAGCATTTGATAGACTCCTGCAAATCAAACTCCTGTCTGATTTTAATAGGTTGATTGATTGTGCTGTTGATGATTAAGTATTCTAGAAACTTAAATTATTATCTCAGGGCAGCATCTGTAGACTGCAGTTCGTTGATATTTTTGAGGCTTGAATTCATATAGCTTTGTTGTCCTTTTtacaattttatgttttttcatgGCAGACATTACATAATATTTATTAGCATATGTACACTCTTGCTTTTGTGTGCGCATGTGTTTGGTGATACCAGTTTCATGCTTTTAGTTGGCATAATTGAGTAGGAATATTATTAGAATTGATTTCTCTTTAGTACTTCTTAGAACTTTATCTCTACAATCAGGTTGCGGGGGCTGTTCAGCTGCAGGAGACTAATTTTGTTCATAAGGCGCCGAAGCGGGTATGTCATGTACTTATGAAGTAAATCTTGGGAGTCTTAGACAGTCAATCTGAACTATGTATACAAATGTATTATTTATGCTATTGATTGCAGAACCAATGTAAAGGGCCCAAAAGTTTTTATCGAAACTCTGGATCTCACTTTTTGATAAAAATGATTTTTCAGGATGGAATCCTAGATTGTCCAAGACAAACTAAGCCAAGGATCACTATTCCTAGAGATCAACATCTTGAGACTGCACGCAGGGCCCAAAGATTAAGGTTGGTTTGTTCCATTCAGCTGCATTTGGTTGTTATTTCAGTAGATGTTAATATTTTGTCCATGTGATGAAAGTGAATTTTATACTGATGACTATTATGTGGCTGGTGGTTGAGTTTCAGATCAAATAGCAATAAAGATGAAAAAGACACTTCAGCTGTTGGTAGATTCAAAGCTCTCCCACTAAATAGAAAAGTTAGCATCTAATTTTTATGAAGTGATCTTGTATATCCCTGAATTGTAGTTTGATATTCTGATCGAAGTCTTGTAATTTCAGATTCTTGAAGCCCCATCTTTGCTCCCAAAGAGAAGCATCCCTCATCAACCAGCTTTTCAAGTGAGTTTATAAGATGATAATTGTCACTCTGAGATTTTTGATCTGCCTTACTTGCATGTTTaatttactttgcttttctttCAGGAATTCCACTTGAAAACTTTAGAGAGGGCTGCACAACATGGCTCAGCCGCTTTCAAATCCACAGGCCTTTCCAATCATTCTGATAAGGTTGTTGAACTTGGATACTTGAATGCTTCTCTCAGCTTAATAGACATACTCTGCACTTTGTTCCTTGTCACTCTTGTTTTGGTGTTACTAAGTAAACTTGCTGCAATCTATGATGGTGTGAGTTCAATGACTTTTAGGATTTCCTCATGATAGCTTTTGCTTGTCCTCTTCTTTTTTGTAACAGGGCTTGCACAAATACACATCTAACATAACTAAAGATTGTGGAAATGAGGTACCTGGAAGGTAATATTTGGAGATGCTGATATTACTCTTAAGCTAGTCACTGTCACTTAGTTGTGACTTGCTAGTTCTCATAACAATTAATTATTGTGCAGTTCACTATATGATGGAATAGGCCCATGCCTTGTTTGGTTTGCAATTTTGATTATACTTGACATTGTCGGTTTAATTTCCATTTGGTTCTACATAGCGTTTTCTGTTCAACAGCACACATCAGTCACCTTCTTGCTAAATAAGTCTTAGTTTTAGTTCTTTTGTCCATGTGGACTGACTTTTCAATATTTGGTAGTTTATTTCTTACCAAAGTTTGAACTTTTATGAACTATCTATGATTCTTAATCATGTATGTATATGTTTCCAGATACAGCACTGTGTGTACTGCCTCTAGGGCAGATGCTAGCCAGTCATCTCAGCAGTGCTTTAAAGCTCTTCCCCTCAATAAGAAGGTGACTTTTTAAAAACATTCTTATCTCAAATTTTGCTCATTTTAAAGGTAACTGACTTTTTTCCAATTCCAGATATTGACAAGCAAAGGTGACATTGGAATTTTCAGGAATAGTAAGAAGGAAACTACAGTGCCAATGGTAGATGACATATGATAGTGCATATTGTGGTTTCCTTTTAGTTAATTAACTTGGCAGCATGTTGACAGTAGCTACTTCCTACTTTTGCAGGAATTCAATTTCCAAACAGAGAAGAGATGCCATGATAATCCTCTTACCGGACTATTCAACAAggtaaaaatgaaaaaaagctGCTCATTATCTGTAAATCACACAGTTTATGCTTCTCATTTCATTCATAAATTTCATCCTATCTATGATACGTATAATTTTCTAACAATCACCACCAACTGCTTGTGTGACACATTTCTCTTTTCGGCTGAAACAGCTCTCACTGGCAGCATCTGAGGCACAAGTTACTAATTTTGAGTCTAGAGTGCCGTGCTCTATCAGCACACATGCAAAGGTTCTTCCTGATACTTTTCTTTCCAGATGTTAAAAATTTATGGCTCATTTTCTTTTCATAGTTCTCATCTTAAACAGAATCATTTTCTTGCTAGGGCTCAAAAGAGAACGGATGGGGTAGCTTCCAGCAAGGAAATCAGGTAAATAATGGTGTTTATTATGTAATTTCAATTTTCTATGAGAGTCTCGTGTTAGCTTGTCTGACTAGTTAAAATTTGTTGTATGGGCTTGGATCTGTCGTTTGAGTACTCGTACCCGAATCCAAACATAACCAAAATGCTAGCCATATAAAAGTTTGGATCCATCAGACTATCTTATAGAAGTTTTTATGATCTTTTTCTTAGTCTTTAATTTCTCCTGCACAGTATTGCTGATATTGGAAGACTTTCGAGTCAATTGCCACAATGTTACAGACACAACTGACGTTCCTTTTCAACTTTGGTATTTAGATAAAACCACCTGCAAAACTGAAACCGCCTTTGCTGGAAGGGAAGATGCAATTTAGTGGCAGCCACCTAAAAAATGAAGTCATTAGCTGGTAATGTATTTACCCTTACTATATATCTTTACCGCTTCAGCTTCTTATCATCGCTTAGTATTGTAAATACATTGCAGGAGTAAACCCATTCGGTGAAGTGTTGAGATGGGAGCTTACAGACTGACAGACAGACGTCGATCGATCAATCAATCTTCCGGATTTAGCCTTTTGATCGAGGCTGACAAATCCTTTCTGGGAATTTGACAAGTACATATTGTGGTCATGAATATCATGGTATTTGGTATATATCCCAAGGCTAGGAATCCCCTAACTATAGAAGTCAATTTTATACTCACAAAATGTTATAATTTTGTCATAGGTTGCATCGCCAATGGTTGAATGCACAGTCTAAATGTAATTTTCTgtcaatttataaataaaattttgcagGCCAAAATTGTATAGCCAGGATATTTGTGTTCCGTACATTGCATATTTCTTgctattaagattatatttgCTGTCACACTCATCCAATTTAACATAACTCAATTTTTTAGTAAAACTAGATTTGTCCTTCGTCCGATgcacaaataataattattaaattagttaataataaattatataccaTAATTATATAGGTCGAATTGAAACATATTTTAAACTTTCAAAAGTATATGAAATTAGTTCAAATAAATTGTAAAcacaaataagaaaaatgaattattcaAAAGCAATTTAATAACAAATCTCAATCTTTCAAATGAtaactatatttattttttccatttcacatatcaaattaaaattattatcgtgatctttaatttaatagatATATTAAACTTTGGTCATTAGTGAacttgtatatttttttaaataaagaaagaaaaagaagaaaaatataattaaggcaaaatgaaaagaaaagaaaaagttaGTGACGTGGTATTCTCTCTCCATGTTGCAAGGAATATGGTTACAATTTGGAGAATGCCATTCTTTTTAAAAGTATTTACAAAATTACCatctaaatcaatttgaaattgatttcaaattggaaacttcttttttaatatagggttaagtaccagatTCCCCCTATCGATGCCGTCCCTATCACGTTTAGCCCCTAACGTTAGGGGAGAGAGCTGTCCACTATCTCAACGTGGCTTCATCACACCAATTTCCCCCCAAACGTCAAGGGGGAGAGACAACGATTTTTTCTAACGACGTTAACGTCCGTTAAAAgacgggggggggggggggggagggggaaatTGGTGCGAtaaagccacgttgaggtagtggaCAACTTACTGATACTAACTTAATCTACATATAGGGCtatcgatcggttcgggttcgggtaaccgaacccgaaattgACCATATTTCACTAACCATTCACGAATTGTTTTAggagttcggttacccaatacccgCTTCGGAAGTATCCGAATACccattaagaaattaaaattcacaatAATTTGCAAGTTAGATGATTTGAACACTAGTCTCTAGAAAATACATAAGTAACTTATCCACTAAACTAAAGCTCattcttatactttaaatataacataattttattttagctaaaaaataattttttttaaagaaaaaaaacgaaaaaaccacaattaataattaaaaaaatactccatataatatatattaaataattaattaaataatttccggttattcggttaacccgaatcgattatatatatatatatacatacatacatatatattggtGGTTTGAGTGGGGTATCAAGTGACAAGTGGAGGGGTTCAAAATGCCTTTGATTAGACTCGAATTCGTATTTTAACAGTTCGTTTATACAATATTTCATAATTACTAATTTCATGTTTAACGTTAAATGTTAAGTTATTGTCAAGGATCACAACACAAAAATTGAATTAGAAAATAGAGTTCTAAAACTAAAAATGAAACGTTTTAGCGTTTTCAAATGTAAAATCTCTACGTTGCGAATTTTGAAAtaacaattcaaaatttatCAACTTTACTAGCAATAGTTAAATAGAAATTACAACGAAGTCGGAATTCACAAATCTTGTCTCGACTTACAAATATTTGTATTTGGTTGTGTTGTTTAACTATGAGTTTAATGTAACGGAAAATTTGATTTTAGCCAATCTCAACGTTAAGAATAAGTTATTCGTTTCGTTAACTTTTTCTCATAAGAAAACTTATCCTTATTAGTCAAATAGCATAAGAGCATCTTCAGCCTTTGGCGCTTAGGGGTGACGCTAATTGGTGATCTGCACCCTAGCGCTACCTCTCTCCAGTGCATTAACGCTTAAAGTGGCGCTAAAATCTCCATTTttaattaatctcattttttactcttttaatttaaatttcaacatttcatttaaattaaacattcaatatttcattaattaaaataaaataaaaattatatgagtttaaataattaaaataaaataaaaattacataaatttaaatcaatcATCTACGCCTCATCACGTCCTGGAGCATGCTATTATCCACTGCCAATTGGGCCTCCGACATACCCGAAGTGTCTGTGTTGAGAATTTTGTAATCGAGCTCTTCCCTTCGTACTTCTGCTTCTCGCAGTCTTGCCTCGACTTCTTTGGATTTAACCTCGGCGGTAGAACCAGTTTAAATGGCATGTTCTTTCATACTCTCGGCGACGTGTTCAAGTGCCATATAGTACGCCGACTTATCCGACGATGATTCattcttcttccattttcctttgTCGTACTTCGCCGCCTTCTGGCCTTGGGGCCGCGTCGTGATTCTCGACTATGAAGATGTTGTAGTGGCCGTTCCGTCGGATCCCTTCGACTTCTTGGAGGAATGAACATTCTCGCCCTGGGATGCGAACTTTTGACATTCGCGCAAAATGTGCCAACATTTGATGTACTTGAATCAAGCTCCATGGCTGGACTCGTAGATTTCTTGCGCGGCTTCACTGATTTGGTCGTCGCTCATCCCGCTTCCCCAATTGCCTTTGCAATTGTTGTATATCGCCTCCAAGCTTTAACACTCTTTTGAACGCATTGAAAGTGGGATTTGATAAGTCGGAGGTCATGGTAAATAGTTCCGGTGGCCTTCTCGCGTTGTATTTATCCTGGATGCTACCCCAATATTCGGTAGCCCTTTGCCCATCTCTTAATATGGAGTTGTGGGTAGCCTCAACATGCATATGAGCTTCGACTCGCGGGGATGTAGCCACTACGGGATCCCTTTGTGGCCTTCAACTTCACTTCGTCTGCAACGGGGGGTGGGTTGGCTGGGGGTGGAACGTTGTCCACCTCTAACACGTTGGACGCTTGGGAGAAAGGAGCGAACCCCATCATTGGTAGTCGGAACAGCCGCATCTTGAGAATAATTCttgaaaaaattatcaaaactTTTCTCCGTTACTTGAAATTGAGATGAAATTTATAGTGCGTATAGAGATATTGTAGAATatgtgaaaaagaagaagagaaagtgTAGTAGTTATAGAAGAAAAAAAGGCACAAAAAATGAAATCTGCAACGgtcaaaagaagaaaaaagaaaaacaaaataaaaatttgaccGTTTGAAAATTTTGCAATAGTACaaattcagttttttttttaattaacgcGTGTGTATCACACGTCTTCTTTATTTCGCCTCATGCCGAGGCAGGAAGGCTCATGTCTCCCTCGAGCCAAGCAGGTCCGCCAGCCCTCCTCCATTTGGTGTCAGCTTGATCCAGCCCTTATTTTCAGGGCTGGAGATGATCTAAAAATGAGTTTATTCGTTGAGGTATTATTTAGTGGACTATATGGCAATTAAATtgacaaataataataataataataataataataataataataataataataataataataataaaattaattgattaataagATTTTTCATTGAAAACAGAAGAATATAGAACCGTATGGGTCTATGGATGATAATAGTAAGATTTTAAAACCATGATTAATTGTGAccaattttctttattttcggACCACATCATGTTTACAATTGATGAATAATGCCACatgtcacttttttttttgttgtgttAGTTTTCTTGGATATTTCCttgttcttttttattttttattttttatttatttttacttaagGGAGGGGAGTGAAGCGACCGTACTTCGGGTTTAATCGAAGCTGTCGTCTCGGTCGAGtgtacaaataaatttataaacctCACCCAAAACAGGCGTAGTGCCAGTGATAAGCAATGGTCGATCCCACATGGAGTTGGTGTAGCTTGTCTCTTGTCacgaacaaaaataagaaaaagggTTGGGGTGGACTATCGTCCTGGTCACGAGACACCTCTGGGGACTAAACTCAACTTGacttgaaataaaataaactgaaaacactcaacataaatatcaattataaaaaGCAATCTGGTCAAGACGTCGAATCTGTGCATAATTTCTTATACTCGTTCCTTGGTCAAGATATTCATTACAATATTGTGTCTACCGGTTATAACTTACCAATGGCCTGTGCCCTCATTCTCACTTGTCACGTGCACTTCCATCATCTAAGAAAATTTATCCTTAACTGTATTTAAGATAAGGGACACCCTATACCATTAAATCATCCTGACTTAACCATGCAATAGGACACCTCAGAGCATGCAATTAAACCGAGAAGCATTTAGACCTAGATAGACCCGATATTGAACTTAAGCAGACCGTAGTCTACTTCAACCTCCCATGCCCGCAAATACTCTCAATACGCACAATGATCGTACACAccctataatcttgatttattggtgatctaaatctactcaattaattaatggcctgttaactaatcaaatcaaattagaCACTTGGTTATAATGCTCAGCACTTCGAGAACACAACATGCAATTACTTAAACACACAATTAAACCTCACGAGTTTATAAGTTTATATCCACATCATCTATGCCTTGTCCAAATCTATAAACTTAGCTAGACATAAAGTAAATTATgaaaacaaaagataaataagacatggaaaaaaaataaagaaaacttACTTAATAAGGGAAAAATGGGCAGGATGCTACTCTGCCAGCATAAAGCATAAACTAAACGTCTTGCCCAAACCGGGACTTAAACATAACCTAAACTAGCTGCAGAAAATAAAAGATTGTTTTTTGTACTAGCCCCTACTCCTTAGTTTGTGCGTTGTACACCTAAAATAAAATGGGAACATGTATATATAGAGATCCAGGCGTGGGCCAAAGGCCaacacgcagctagggtttcggAGAGTTCAACTCCGACTGAAATGTTCTTCTTCTCCCCGAGATAGAGTCCACAAGTGCAAGGACTCTACCTTTGATAAAACTCCACCATCTGATCCGTGCATATCTCCAAGCTTTCGTTCATATCTCCTCAGCGCATGGGAAAAGGAATATTCCCGCACATCTTCTTCATGCACCGGATCTGCCACGTCAACATCTAGCCCTGGACGCCTGGTCATGATGTATTGCTCCCCTGTTCACCATTTCTGCCTTCGCTCTGCCCTTCTACATGCCATCGATGCCTCTCGTGGTGGATGCTGATTTCTGAGCGTAAGTTAGGCCAACCTCTTGATCAGCGGCAAAAGCATCAGTTGCAACACTCTCTCCCAGAAATAGATCCAGCTGCCCAGGACGCAATAGAACTCCTCCTCTGAGCGGTACTACCTACTCGATCAACATCATGCCCAACAGGTCAGCAAATGTGACTCTCGATCTTTGGATTGCATCCAACCTGTAGCTCCGTTAGACTTGATCATTGTGGTGCCTTCCATTTTTTCATCGGATTTGCTCCATATTGCCCCATTATAGCATCCACGAGTCCCTGCCAAATAAGTGTCCTCCCAGACACCAAAACACacaaaaaacacacacaaagaCTAGATCTAGACCTAGTCACAACAAGGAAAAAGAGCACAAAACTTGGGCTTGTCAGGGAGCCgtggggtttgaaccctagacctcactgttcgtagacaggagttcgcaccgcttggtgtccctttGGCGACTAGTTTTCTTGGATATTAATATGTCTTTTatgtattatattatttaaaaaaattcaattgtataatatttgttttttatctatttaatatatgaAGAGGCAACCCATTTTTTCACCGTAACACATACTAACACACATAGTTTGCTTCATTTTTCAATTAGGGCAACAAGACTTTTGCCGTTTTCTATTGTATCTGCAACATATGGAAGTATTAATTATTAGTACAATGTATTTACTGTCGCAAACAATGAAAAGATAAAATCGGtgttattttctttcttatgTTTTTTCATGCAAAAAAAGTCCATGTGCTACACACTTGGTTTAAAAAAGCACGAGACGCAAACTACCCCGGAGCCTAGGCGCAGGTCTTTAAGCTCAAGTGCGTGTTTTTCGTAAGCGATACGCACTAAAGTATACAAAATTCTAAAATATTTacttataatatattttctacTAAAACACAAATACTTAAATCTTAAAGTATGTAAGCCTCACACCGAAGAtgaaaaataatcataataattataaataacaaATAACACTACATAACAATaaaagaatataaattataaatttataaattttaaaataattaaaataaaagttataaaTATCTCGAAAACATCAAATTCTCAAATTTGTCAAATATTTAAATACAATTATTTTGATGAGCCTACTTTTAGATAAAAGTTGTGCTGCATagctttttaaattaaaaagtcaAACTTTAAATTGTTTGTCAATAATTGCGGCTGTGGCTGTGACTTATTAAAGCCACATCAATTGTTGCAAAATTGTTGCACCGCTTCATAGCCGCCAATCAAACACTAGATGGCTCAAAAAAGTGAAACCTTGATCGCAGCTGTCAATAATTGAGGCTGTAACTTGCTGCACCGCCTCATAGCTGCCAATCAAACACTAGATGGCTCGAAGGCGCGCGCCTCGTTTGCCTACCATACGCCTACGTGCGCCTATTGTATATGCACGCGCCTAGACTGAATAAGGCCCCAAGGCTGAGCAACGCCTGGACGTTGCGGCTAGGCACGTTTTTTTAAACCAAGCTACACAACTGTTTGATAGTTTTATACACCACTTTATGCATAtcttatatatctatatttatatgtattttttttacatcTCTATATTCATCCTCATTTTTTTTCTACAGTACTCACATCTTCTTTCTCTCAAAATTTCGGTGTAAACTACTCAATGCACACGTGTTTTCATTTGACATATGTAAAATGTCAAATGAAAACacatattttatactccctccgtccacaaaaaatagtc
This window encodes:
- the LOC131026232 gene encoding protein TPX2-like isoform X2 yields the protein MEEEMVEHAADKEEVEYTFTAYEIDLDYEFDAARFFDFEHDESPVQARQAELWFDSAGSYPPSPFVANLVPREGILLENINISPKSKGVESMNLSESDSDVEAGHEIMAMNYADVEEGKDQGTSCTVHIDSQNQIQNRPQNLPSGLTFYNHMANTVKSETQSKLSMKPIYPRSSTLMKPTASQLAKQNRPFPAGPSRSNIRVFEKTSKSSATGCVIENQAAKRQKLEGGLLRKVAGAVQLQETNFVHKAPKRDGILDCPRQTKPRITIPRDQHLETARRAQRLRSNSNKDEKDTSAVGRFKALPLNRKILEAPSLLPKRSIPHQPAFQEFHLKTLERAAQHGSAAFKSTGLSNHSDKGLHKYTSNITKDCGNEVPGRYSTVCTASRADASQSSQQCFKALPLNKKILTSKGDIGIFRNSKKETTVPMEFNFQTEKRCHDNPLTGLFNKLSLAASEAQVTNFESRVPCSISTHAKNHFLARAQKRTDGVASSKEISIADIGRLSSQLPQCYRHN
- the LOC131026232 gene encoding protein TPX2-like isoform X4 — its product is MEEEMVEHAADKEEVEYTFTAYEIDLDYEFDAARFFDFEHDESPVQARQAELWFDSAGSYPPSPFVANLVPREGILLENINISPKSKGVESMNLSESDSDVEAGHEIMAMNYADVEEGKDQGTSCTVHIDSQNQIQNRPQNLPSGLTFYNHMANTVKSETQSKLSMKPIYPRSSTLMKPTASQLAKQNRPFPAGPSRSNIRVFEKTSKSSATGCVIENQAAKRQKLEGGLLRKVAGAVQLQETNFVHKAPKRDGILDCPRQTKPRITIPRDQHLETARRAQRLRSNSNKDEKDTSAVGRFKALPLNRKILEAPSLLPKRSIPHQPAFQEFHLKTLERAAQHGSAAFKSTGLSNHSDKGLHKYTSNITKDCGNEVPGRYSTVCTASRADASQSSQQCFKALPLNKKILTSKGDIGIFRNSKKETTVPMEFNFQTEKRCHDNPLTGLFNKLSLAASEAQVTNFESRVPCSISTHAKGSKENGWGSFQQGNQYC
- the LOC131026232 gene encoding protein TPX2-like isoform X3, with the protein product MEEEMVEHAADKEEVEYTFTAYEIDLDYEFDAARFFDFEHDESPVQARQAELWFDSAGSYPPSPFVANLVPREGILLENINISPKSKGVESMNLSESDSDVEAGHEIMAMNYADVEEGKDQGTSCTVHIDSQNQIQNRPQNLPSGLTFYNHMANTVKSETQSKLSMKPIYPRSSTLMKPTASQLAKQNRPFPAGPSRSNIRVFEKTSKSSATGCVIENQAAKRQKLEGGLLRKVAGAVQLQETNFVHKAPKRDGILDCPRQTKPRITIPRDQHLETARRAQRLRSNSNKDEKDTSAVGRFKALPLNRKILEAPSLLPKRSIPHQPAFQEFHLKTLERAAQHGSAAFKSTGLSNHSDKGLHKYTSNITKDCGNEVPGRYSTVCTASRADASQSSQQCFKALPLNKKILTSKGDIGIFRNSKKETTVPMEFNFQTEKRCHDNPLTGLFNKLSLAASEAQVTNFESRVPCSISTHAKRTDGVASSKEISIADIGRLSSQLPQCYRHN
- the LOC131026232 gene encoding protein TPX2-like isoform X1; protein product: MEEEMVEHAADKEEVEYTFTAYEIDLDYEFDAARFFDFEHDESPVQARQAELWFDSAGSYPPSPFVANLVPREGILLENINISPKSKGVESMNLSESDSDVEAGHEIMAMNYADVEEGKDQGTSCTVHIDSQNQIQNRPQNLPSGLTFYNHMANTVKSETQSKLSMKPIYPRSSTLMKPTASQLAKQNRPFPAGPSRSNIRVFEKTSKSSATGCVIENQAAKRQKLEGGLLRKVAGAVQLQETNFVHKAPKRDGILDCPRQTKPRITIPRDQHLETARRAQRLRSNSNKDEKDTSAVGRFKALPLNRKILEAPSLLPKRSIPHQPAFQEFHLKTLERAAQHGSAAFKSTGLSNHSDKGLHKYTSNITKDCGNEVPGRYSTVCTASRADASQSSQQCFKALPLNKKILTSKGDIGIFRNSKKETTVPMEFNFQTEKRCHDNPLTGLFNKLSLAASEAQVTNFESRVPCSISTHAKGSKENGWGSFQQGNQIKPPAKLKPPLLEGKMQFSGSHLKNEVISWSKPIR
- the LOC131026232 gene encoding protein TPX2-like isoform X5, translated to MEEEMVEHAADKEEVEYTFTAYEIDLDYEFDAARFFDFEHDESPVQARQAELWFDSAGSYPPSPFVANLVPREGILLENINISPKSKGVESMNLSESDSDVEAGHEIMAMNYADVEEGKDQGTSCTVHIDSQNQIQNRPQNLPSGLTFYNHMANTVKSETQSKLSMKPIYPRSSTLMKPTASQLAKQNRPFPAGPSRSNIRVFEKTSKSSATGCVIENQAAKRQKLEGGLLRKVAGAVQLQETNFVHKAPKRDGILDCPRQTKPRITIPRDQHLETARRAQRLRSNSNKDEKDTSAVGRFKALPLNRKILEAPSLLPKRSIPHQPAFQEFHLKTLERAAQHGSAAFKSTGLSNHSDKGLHKYTSNITKDCGNEVPGRYSTVCTASRADASQSSQQCFKALPLNKKILTSKGDIGIFRNSKKETTVPMEFNFQTEKRCHDNPLTGLFNKLSLAASEAQVTNFESRVPCSISTHAKRTDGVASSKEIR